In Gigantopelta aegis isolate Gae_Host chromosome 14, Gae_host_genome, whole genome shotgun sequence, the following proteins share a genomic window:
- the LOC121388455 gene encoding 14 kDa phosphohistidine phosphatase-like, whose protein sequence is MPGRSVPVNPKLAAVRAVEIGEGVFKYILCKIYEGSNTEDNKFIVRGDVGAEFHSDVYDKLDSQLEGEGINCECVGGGKIQHESDKKSIRVYGKSQGYGKADHVLAAKLIKEAFPEYGSVTWSDD, encoded by the exons ATGCCAGGTAGAAGCGTACCAGTCAACCCGAAGCTTGCGGCGGTCCGGGCGGTGGAAATAGGAGAGGGCGTCTTTAAATACATCCTGTGTAAGATATACGAAGGGTCGAATACGGAGGATAACAAGTTTATAGTGCGAGGCGATGTGGGCGCAGAATTTCACT CTGATGTATATGACAAACTAGACTCGCAGCTGGAAGGCGAGGGTATTAACTGTGAGTGTGTAGGGGGAGGTAAAATCCAACATGAGTCCGACAAGAAGAGCATTCGGGTTTACGGCAAATCTCAG GGATATGGAAAAGCTGACCACGTCCTTGCAGCTAAACTTATTAAAGAGGCCTTCCCCGAATATGGAAGTGTCACGTGGTCTGACGACTGA